Proteins co-encoded in one Bremerella sp. TYQ1 genomic window:
- a CDS encoding MFS transporter codes for MATDAASLEAASLRRDPIVRATPFFYGWVMLGVAMLAQYCTSPGQTYGVALFNKHIATTLATETFQKNHPGQEVVLTKELVNNEIVTVTTAYLWGTILAAFPVPWIGALADRWGLRKTITLVIVLFGLACMFMTQVQGFYTLFIAFLAIRTLGQGSLTLLATNTADMWFQRKLGFANGIRNLSAPIAFGTFPVITIALINWLGWQKAYFALGLGVWIVMFPVLIFVFRNHPEEIGQLPDGDKRVPRKDGEADTGGSLFLMPQLSLGEAFEQRSFWITVSFMTMWGMIGTALMFMVVPYLESRGLREEDAQVVFWTMAVSMACCQFFGGILADYFKLNYLLSAGSVLLGCGVLVYLSIDSVWMAGAYGLTFGVAQGVSAAGSNSLLARYFGRAHLGKIKGFQMMSVVAGSAAGPFLMSQGKELLGGYDAVLWLFATMLMLQAVACFFATPPASRSEVADPNKHSNQQNGTHGTASFTGASSGDQPQPAIQTAD; via the coding sequence ATGGCGACCGACGCCGCCTCGCTTGAGGCAGCATCTTTACGACGCGACCCGATCGTTCGGGCAACGCCCTTCTTTTATGGCTGGGTGATGTTAGGCGTGGCGATGCTCGCGCAGTACTGTACCAGCCCAGGTCAGACTTACGGTGTGGCTTTGTTCAATAAGCACATCGCGACGACACTGGCCACCGAAACGTTTCAGAAAAATCATCCCGGCCAAGAGGTCGTACTGACCAAAGAACTGGTCAACAACGAGATCGTCACCGTCACGACCGCGTACTTGTGGGGAACCATCCTGGCCGCGTTTCCTGTGCCTTGGATCGGGGCGCTGGCCGATCGCTGGGGATTGCGGAAAACGATTACGCTGGTGATCGTTTTGTTCGGCTTAGCGTGTATGTTCATGACCCAAGTTCAAGGCTTTTACACGCTGTTCATCGCTTTTTTGGCAATACGAACATTAGGGCAGGGTTCGCTGACACTGCTTGCGACGAATACGGCTGACATGTGGTTTCAGCGAAAGCTGGGATTTGCCAACGGTATCCGCAACCTATCCGCGCCCATTGCTTTCGGAACGTTTCCAGTTATCACGATCGCATTGATCAATTGGCTCGGCTGGCAGAAGGCTTACTTCGCGCTGGGATTGGGAGTGTGGATTGTCATGTTCCCAGTATTGATTTTCGTATTTCGCAACCATCCCGAAGAAATCGGGCAATTGCCAGACGGCGACAAGCGTGTTCCACGGAAGGATGGCGAAGCCGACACTGGCGGATCACTGTTCCTGATGCCGCAGCTTTCCCTCGGCGAAGCGTTTGAGCAACGCTCGTTCTGGATTACGGTTTCGTTCATGACTATGTGGGGCATGATCGGTACGGCGCTGATGTTCATGGTGGTGCCCTACCTGGAAAGCCGCGGTCTGCGGGAGGAAGATGCTCAAGTCGTTTTTTGGACGATGGCGGTCAGCATGGCCTGTTGTCAGTTCTTTGGCGGAATCCTGGCCGATTATTTCAAACTGAACTACCTGCTTTCGGCAGGCTCGGTTTTATTGGGTTGCGGCGTGCTTGTTTATCTGTCGATTGATTCCGTGTGGATGGCAGGCGCCTATGGCTTGACGTTCGGAGTCGCGCAAGGAGTTTCGGCTGCCGGATCGAATTCGCTTCTGGCTCGCTATTTCGGTCGGGCTCACCTCGGCAAGATCAAAGGTTTTCAGATGATGTCGGTCGTCGCTGGCAGTGCCGCGGGACCATTTCTGATGAGCCAAGGAAAAGAACTGCTCGGTGGCTACGATGCAGTGCTCTGGTTGTTTGCTACGATGTTGATGCTCCAGGCGGTCGCGTGTTTCTTCGCGACCCCGCCCGCCTCTCGCAGCGAAGTGGCGGACCCCAACAAGCATTCCAACCAGCAAAACGGCACGCATGGCACGGCTTCATTTACGGGGGCTTCCTCCGGGGACCAACCGCAACCAGCTATTCAAACTGCTGATTGA
- a CDS encoding DUF2760 domain-containing protein produces MGRVGLAFKLFFQILFNSDVAQRAETLSLPAPKAEEKKPDTPPPKPKPAKPAKPDGVDALVLLATLQREARFLDLFQEDLSEYEDAQIGAAVRDVQRDTKATLNRMFSIAPVREEEEGGRIDLPESFDATEIRLVGNVQSEKPSGGTLVHRGWKATKCDVPKFTGTLAQAQVLNPAEVEV; encoded by the coding sequence ATGGGCCGAGTTGGTTTAGCTTTCAAGCTCTTTTTTCAAATTCTGTTTAATTCTGACGTCGCTCAGCGTGCCGAAACGCTTTCGCTGCCTGCCCCTAAAGCGGAAGAGAAAAAGCCGGATACGCCTCCGCCGAAGCCCAAACCCGCGAAGCCTGCCAAACCTGATGGTGTTGATGCACTTGTTTTGCTGGCGACACTTCAGCGCGAAGCTCGCTTTCTCGACTTGTTCCAAGAGGACTTGTCGGAATACGAAGATGCTCAAATCGGAGCAGCCGTCCGCGACGTTCAGCGCGACACAAAAGCGACCCTTAATCGCATGTTCAGCATCGCGCCGGTCCGCGAGGAAGAAGAGGGTGGTCGAATCGATCTTCCTGAATCGTTCGATGCGACCGAGATCCGCTTAGTCGGAAATGTGCAAAGCGAGAAGCCTTCCGGCGGTACATTGGTTCATCGAGGCTGGAAAGCCACGAAATGCGACGTTCCGAAGTTCACCGGAACCCTCGCCCAGGCTCAAGTCTTGAACCCCGCCGAAGTGGAGGTTTAA
- a CDS encoding Hsp70 family protein: MAKFVIGVDLGTTNNVIAYSDLEAESPVVELLDIPQLVAASTIENRKSLPSFLYLATEADQEGSKLDLPWDNQQTYATGEWARRQSADTPDRTVGGAKSWLSHHKVDRQGNILPWNAPDEVGKVSPVEASQRYLQHLVAAWNEAHPEHPFQDQAVVLTVPASFDASARELTHEAAIGAGFPGDFTLLEEPQAAVYSWLGHMGDNWRKALKVGDKLLVCDVGGGTTDLTLITVEEEQGELVLKRMAVGNHLLVGGDNMDLALAFHVAELFKEKNVTLDPWQSVSLWHSCRAAKEALLRDEGPDTHPVSILGRGSKLIAKTVSVDVEREPIKQMLLEGFFPSCSGTDKPERGFVSGFQELGLPFESDPAVTRHLAEFLSLHAEKAGSAIHPTHVLFNGGVFKSEAFQSRLMETLGSWQTDQPPQRLEGPHDLDYAVARGAAFYGWAKEKGGIRIRGGTAQAYYVGIQTSGLAIPGAPRPLHLLNVVPIGMEEGTETDVPSAEVGLVVGETTKFRFFSSPIRKDDQPGQMIQRWDEAEISETDSLEASLPRDDKINEPYVPVTFHSKVTELGMLELWCVSTKTSGRWKLEFNVREED, encoded by the coding sequence ATGGCCAAGTTTGTTATCGGCGTCGACCTCGGCACCACCAACAACGTGATCGCTTATTCCGATCTGGAAGCGGAATCTCCCGTTGTCGAATTGCTGGACATTCCCCAACTCGTCGCCGCAAGCACGATCGAGAATCGCAAGTCGCTGCCATCGTTCCTTTATCTGGCAACCGAAGCAGATCAGGAAGGCAGCAAACTCGACTTGCCGTGGGACAATCAGCAAACGTACGCGACCGGTGAATGGGCCAGGCGACAATCAGCCGATACGCCAGATCGCACCGTCGGTGGGGCCAAGAGCTGGCTATCCCATCATAAAGTTGATCGGCAAGGCAACATCCTTCCCTGGAATGCTCCGGACGAAGTTGGCAAAGTCTCGCCGGTCGAAGCGTCCCAACGTTACCTCCAGCACTTAGTCGCTGCATGGAACGAAGCTCATCCAGAGCATCCGTTTCAAGACCAGGCTGTCGTTCTGACTGTCCCGGCTTCGTTCGATGCCAGTGCGCGTGAACTGACGCATGAAGCCGCCATTGGCGCAGGCTTTCCAGGCGACTTCACGTTGCTCGAAGAACCGCAAGCGGCTGTCTATTCCTGGCTCGGTCACATGGGAGACAACTGGCGGAAAGCTTTAAAAGTCGGCGATAAATTGCTTGTATGCGACGTCGGCGGTGGCACGACCGACCTGACGCTGATCACCGTGGAAGAGGAGCAGGGCGAACTCGTTTTAAAACGCATGGCCGTTGGCAACCACCTTCTGGTCGGCGGCGACAACATGGACTTGGCTTTGGCATTCCATGTGGCTGAACTGTTCAAAGAGAAGAATGTCACCCTCGATCCATGGCAGTCGGTTTCGCTATGGCATTCGTGTCGTGCCGCCAAGGAAGCTTTGCTTCGAGACGAAGGCCCCGACACGCATCCCGTCAGTATCCTGGGACGCGGCAGCAAGCTGATCGCCAAAACCGTTTCGGTCGATGTCGAGCGAGAACCGATCAAGCAGATGCTGTTGGAGGGCTTCTTCCCCAGTTGCTCTGGTACTGATAAACCGGAACGAGGGTTCGTTTCCGGCTTTCAGGAACTGGGACTTCCGTTTGAATCGGATCCGGCAGTAACGCGTCACTTGGCCGAGTTTCTATCGCTGCATGCTGAAAAGGCAGGCAGTGCCATCCATCCGACCCACGTGCTATTCAACGGCGGTGTGTTCAAAAGCGAAGCGTTCCAGTCACGTCTGATGGAAACGCTCGGTTCATGGCAAACCGATCAACCTCCTCAACGTCTGGAAGGTCCTCACGATCTTGATTATGCCGTGGCCCGAGGCGCTGCTTTCTATGGCTGGGCGAAAGAGAAGGGGGGCATCCGTATCCGAGGTGGTACGGCTCAGGCCTATTACGTTGGTATCCAGACTTCCGGCTTGGCAATTCCCGGAGCTCCTCGACCGCTGCATTTGCTGAATGTTGTCCCGATTGGGATGGAGGAAGGAACCGAGACCGATGTCCCTAGTGCGGAAGTCGGCCTGGTTGTTGGCGAGACGACGAAGTTCCGTTTCTTTTCGTCTCCTATTCGCAAAGATGACCAGCCAGGCCAAATGATTCAGCGCTGGGACGAAGCGGAGATTTCTGAGACCGATAGCCTGGAAGCTTCCTTGCCGCGCGACGACAAGATCAATGAGCCCTATGTCCCTGTGACGTTCCACTCCAAAGTTACGGAGCTCGGAATGCTCGAACTTTGGTGCGTCAGCACGAAAACATCTGGTCGCTGGAAACTGGAATTCAACGTCCGCGAAGAGGATTAA